The following are encoded together in the Sinorhizobium terangae genome:
- a CDS encoding GH25 family lysozyme produces the protein MKWNFAVKALLCLVTSCIGIARAGDTSWEDLKDDVSRQTLFIDEVIPAKLAEEKDNPSAPKDFALPKEFVFPDDAKFDKVEKKARGDVIFGIDVSHWTGNIKFHNLALQEVDFVYVKATQGTKFKDGMFGKYWADLGKLDGDKKVYRGAYHFLTANDDVVEQANRFVEFLALHGGIGAGDMPPCLDLEWDRTSTNPDRWAGQDAAKIIEKARTWLEIVEQKTKRTPIIYTARSWWKSRKIDEKLLTKLDRYHIWIADYSTSHKAVEKPAIINGKTQKLWQFADDANVTTGYKSGLDANIYYGTRASFEQDFGITQ, from the coding sequence ATGAAATGGAATTTCGCTGTAAAAGCTTTGCTCTGCCTTGTTACGAGTTGTATCGGAATAGCGCGCGCGGGCGATACCTCTTGGGAGGATCTCAAAGACGACGTATCACGCCAGACGTTGTTCATAGATGAGGTTATTCCGGCCAAGCTGGCCGAAGAGAAAGATAATCCCAGCGCCCCGAAAGACTTTGCGCTACCTAAAGAGTTCGTTTTTCCTGACGATGCGAAATTCGACAAAGTCGAAAAGAAAGCGCGAGGGGACGTGATCTTCGGAATAGATGTCAGCCATTGGACCGGCAACATAAAGTTTCATAACTTAGCGCTGCAAGAGGTCGACTTTGTTTACGTGAAGGCGACTCAAGGTACGAAGTTTAAGGATGGAATGTTCGGCAAATATTGGGCCGATCTTGGAAAGCTGGATGGCGATAAGAAGGTCTACCGCGGCGCCTATCATTTTCTAACCGCCAATGATGATGTCGTGGAGCAGGCGAACCGCTTTGTCGAATTCCTGGCACTTCACGGGGGTATCGGTGCAGGCGACATGCCGCCCTGCCTCGACCTCGAATGGGATCGTACCTCGACTAATCCCGACCGTTGGGCCGGCCAAGATGCCGCTAAAATTATCGAAAAGGCGCGTACTTGGCTCGAAATCGTCGAGCAGAAGACCAAGCGTACGCCAATCATCTACACAGCCAGGAGCTGGTGGAAGTCCCGCAAGATCGATGAAAAACTCCTGACCAAGTTGGATAGATATCATATTTGGATCGCCGACTATTCAACCTCACACAAAGCCGTCGAAAAGCCGGCCATTATCAACGGCAAGACCCAGAAGTTGTGGCAGTTCGCAGACGACGCCAATGTGACGACCGGCTACAAGAGCGGCTTGGATGCCAACATCTATTATGGGACTCGAGCAAGCTTCGAACAGGATTTCGGCATTACGCAATAG
- a CDS encoding peptidoglycan-binding domain-containing protein, with amino-acid sequence MRQIQPEMLVEDMVVTADGGKIVVVGSNGVSTELAVYTEELHELSHLDLERPVGYPQLSIEDEGVVALAGQRTSIAFPALSFYRLNGSGELAWRKDFQSEVKFGSRGAWVDTKSKLVLVNNATRPSLTAYDFSSGRRVATLQVQSDNSRDLTAYSVFGLVGSECGGSAPASLLISDGSSRVSLVDFDPLFESFDVKAAINVRLRLLPGTRLETLKDTSSVKPATLLASVCDQSVIWVANSFSNEIAQFSRNPVTSDLEKVGSLDLPGLPNAITLQPKGPYGYAVLKKARSIVSFRRSTPDSEANPIVGDDRVREIQRFLSAKGYLYGSIDGLVGPSTIRALEVVSSRYGVDLDIRSDPATTLEKLKTTLADE; translated from the coding sequence ATGAGACAAATCCAGCCGGAGATGCTGGTCGAAGATATGGTCGTCACAGCCGACGGCGGCAAAATCGTTGTGGTGGGGTCTAACGGCGTCTCGACTGAGCTTGCCGTTTACACTGAAGAGCTCCACGAACTTTCGCACCTCGACCTTGAGCGGCCGGTCGGATACCCGCAGCTCTCAATCGAGGACGAAGGCGTCGTCGCCCTCGCCGGACAGAGAACGTCGATTGCTTTTCCTGCCCTCTCCTTCTACCGCCTCAACGGTAGCGGCGAACTGGCCTGGCGAAAAGACTTTCAATCTGAGGTGAAGTTTGGCTCGCGGGGAGCGTGGGTTGATACGAAGTCGAAACTCGTGCTCGTCAACAACGCCACCCGTCCCTCGTTGACCGCGTACGATTTCAGTTCGGGCCGACGAGTTGCCACCCTGCAGGTCCAAAGTGACAACAGCCGCGACTTGACAGCTTATTCCGTCTTCGGACTTGTCGGTAGTGAGTGCGGGGGTTCTGCTCCAGCTTCGCTGCTTATCTCAGACGGTAGCTCGCGTGTTTCCCTTGTCGATTTCGATCCGCTTTTCGAATCCTTTGACGTCAAAGCCGCAATCAATGTGCGATTGCGGCTGCTACCAGGGACAAGGCTGGAAACCTTGAAGGACACGTCTTCTGTAAAGCCTGCGACATTGCTCGCAAGCGTGTGCGATCAGTCGGTGATCTGGGTGGCCAATTCATTCTCGAATGAGATAGCCCAGTTCTCGCGAAATCCGGTGACATCGGATCTTGAAAAGGTCGGAAGCCTGGATCTGCCGGGTCTCCCCAACGCCATCACGCTGCAGCCGAAAGGCCCGTACGGCTATGCGGTGTTGAAGAAAGCAAGGTCGATAGTGAGTTTTCGGCGATCAACGCCAGACAGCGAAGCGAACCCCATTGTGGGCGACGACAGAGTAAGGGAAATCCAGCGTTTCCTGTCGGCGAAAGGCTATCTGTATGGATCTATTGACGGTCTGGTCGGTCCTTCGACCATTAGGGCGCTAGAAGTCGTCAGTTCGCGCTATGGCGTGGACCTTGACATACGGTCCGATCCTGCAACAACTTTGGAGAAGCTGAAGACCACATTGGCTGATGAGTAG
- a CDS encoding thioredoxin family protein, with translation MLVEHAGVQRKSIVPDANLISDLGLDEYTLGGVVLNAERRTERELDGGAHYTTVSDLAISLCRAKTVRRLAGMRYIRTIDGAELKRRISAKGSRIVIDFSAEWCRPCQMIRRSLAEIASEQKERFDIVRIDIDKTPDVAELYGVRSIPTVVLLRNGRHIETKVGAAPKQLYVSYFLYYFGGQ, from the coding sequence ATGCTGGTCGAGCATGCGGGGGTTCAGCGGAAATCGATCGTTCCCGATGCTAACTTAATTTCGGATCTCGGATTGGATGAGTACACTCTAGGTGGAGTGGTGTTGAATGCCGAGAGGCGAACGGAACGAGAGCTCGACGGTGGCGCCCACTACACGACAGTCTCGGATCTGGCGATTAGTCTGTGTAGAGCGAAAACTGTCCGCCGACTAGCAGGAATGAGGTATATCAGAACCATCGATGGAGCCGAACTTAAGCGTCGCATCAGCGCTAAAGGTAGTAGGATCGTTATCGATTTTTCGGCCGAATGGTGCCGGCCCTGCCAGATGATCCGCAGATCGTTGGCAGAGATAGCAAGTGAACAAAAGGAAAGGTTTGATATTGTCAGGATCGACATTGACAAAACGCCAGATGTGGCCGAGCTGTACGGTGTCCGCTCAATCCCTACCGTCGTTTTGTTGCGGAACGGGAGACACATAGAAACTAAGGTCGGGGCAGCTCCGAAACAGTTGTATGTCTCTTACTTTCTCTATTATTTCGGTGGACAGTGA
- the istB gene encoding IS21-like element ISRel16 family helper ATPase IstB, which translates to MLAHPTLDKLNAMGLTGMAKAFNELISNGESEQLSHAEWLGLLLEREWSWRYDRKLAARLRFAKLRNQAVPEDVDYRSERGLDRALFMKLIGGDWIDAHDNLAICGPSGVGKSWLACALGHKACRDDRSVLYQRVPRLFANLALARGDGRYASLQRTLGHVQLLILDDWGLEPLNEQARHDLLEILEDRYGRRSTIITSQLPVSAWHEIIGNPTYADAILDRLVHNAHRIDLSGESLRRN; encoded by the coding sequence ATGCTTGCCCACCCGACCCTTGATAAATTGAACGCCATGGGCCTGACCGGCATGGCCAAGGCGTTCAACGAACTGATCAGCAACGGCGAGAGCGAACAATTGTCCCACGCCGAATGGCTCGGGCTGCTGCTCGAGCGAGAATGGAGCTGGCGCTACGATCGCAAGCTTGCCGCACGTCTGAGGTTCGCCAAGCTGCGCAATCAGGCCGTGCCGGAGGATGTCGATTATCGCAGTGAACGCGGCCTCGATCGCGCCCTGTTCATGAAACTGATCGGCGGCGACTGGATTGATGCCCACGACAATCTTGCCATCTGCGGGCCGTCCGGCGTCGGCAAAAGCTGGTTGGCCTGCGCACTCGGGCATAAAGCCTGTCGCGATGATCGCTCGGTTCTCTACCAGCGCGTTCCGCGGCTGTTTGCCAATCTTGCCCTGGCTCGCGGCGATGGCCGCTATGCAAGCCTGCAGCGAACCCTCGGGCACGTGCAGCTCCTGATCCTCGATGACTGGGGCCTGGAGCCGCTCAACGAGCAGGCGCGCCACGATCTCCTGGAGATTCTCGAAGATCGTTACGGACGCCGCTCGACGATCATTACCAGCCAGCTTCCGGTATCAGCCTGGCACGAGATCATCGGCAATCCAACCTATGCCGATGCCATCCTCGACCGCCTCGTTCACAATGCCCACCGCATCGACCTATCCGGCGAAAGCTTACGGCGAAACTAG
- a CDS encoding M12 family metallopeptidase — MKRWSIAMVAVFTLFSTWAVAQEGAAIKAAIENEASNGVMLALPTTAGDAAPAIPGGATSQSFYANLTTQQEKNITDKAYPLMASKWPFNEVWVCWEELQPDFSAQRQLVREAVRDTWEANSGIRFVGWGQCNPSAGGIRIAVKDEGPHVKFLGKFVNGIKNGMVLNFTYNNWSPACQSMLDYCNRVIAVHEFGHAIGFAHEQNRPDTPGECDKRQGTDGDNTQLTPWDVHSVMNYCNPVYSNDGVLSQFDIIAVKYIYGAG, encoded by the coding sequence ATGAAGAGATGGTCAATCGCAATGGTCGCGGTCTTTACTCTCTTTTCGACGTGGGCCGTCGCGCAGGAAGGTGCGGCGATAAAGGCAGCCATTGAGAACGAAGCTTCGAACGGCGTGATGCTGGCCTTGCCCACAACGGCTGGAGACGCGGCTCCTGCCATACCCGGAGGTGCTACCTCCCAAAGCTTCTATGCGAACCTGACGACGCAACAGGAAAAGAACATCACTGACAAAGCCTATCCGCTAATGGCGTCCAAATGGCCGTTCAACGAAGTCTGGGTTTGCTGGGAAGAGTTGCAACCTGATTTCTCCGCACAACGACAGCTCGTACGGGAAGCCGTTCGAGACACCTGGGAAGCAAACTCGGGAATCCGTTTCGTGGGCTGGGGCCAATGCAACCCCAGCGCTGGCGGAATACGCATTGCGGTTAAAGATGAAGGCCCTCACGTTAAATTTCTCGGAAAGTTCGTGAACGGCATCAAGAATGGGATGGTGCTCAATTTTACCTACAACAACTGGAGCCCGGCGTGTCAGTCGATGCTCGATTATTGCAATCGGGTTATCGCAGTTCACGAGTTCGGTCACGCCATCGGGTTCGCCCACGAACAAAACCGACCGGACACACCCGGGGAGTGCGATAAGCGTCAAGGGACGGATGGCGACAATACGCAGTTGACGCCGTGGGATGTCCACTCGGTCATGAACTACTGCAATCCGGTTTACAGCAACGACGGTGTTCTAAGTCAATTCGATATCATCGCAGTCAAATACATTTATGGAGCAGGATGA
- a CDS encoding S1 family peptidase, with product MMRSAAIFVLLFLIVLPAGAKAQNPHLPVRPSLIHLHAIGTPTIGPSAGTADSVESQATGFFISPEGFALTVEHFFKPLEAVDAINVRIEASIGDAGAGVMKYPAYFISELGNLDLALLKIDLPHDHPPIEPFVLGTIADIDPSDPPDIFSSGFSENNYKTHAISVNDPESDEVPYGWTLNVAIDGGESGSPVYTKNGTVIGLLKGSPKHIATLAIMIPVDFAQPLVGYIKIRELEKEILQLRQVVGAMKAGDPPIDIRLNQVEDGLKEIGKRFEWTATTSRDDGSLQVKYTKLIKGGPQIGSIQLQITPRLRLREGNDIISKDMPTLKLKSGGPPSFPRDSFDPVLKQGVFVVADVQDKLEAQYELAENAVGKPEPYRDLLISIVPATEDGLNLPPVILNVSPDYVWK from the coding sequence ATGATGCGATCAGCGGCGATATTTGTCCTCCTGTTCCTGATTGTGCTTCCGGCAGGAGCCAAAGCTCAGAATCCGCATCTACCGGTACGGCCTTCGCTCATTCATCTGCACGCCATCGGAACACCGACGATAGGGCCTTCGGCTGGCACTGCAGACTCGGTCGAGAGCCAGGCAACAGGCTTTTTCATTAGCCCTGAAGGCTTCGCACTCACGGTCGAGCACTTCTTCAAGCCGCTGGAAGCGGTTGACGCAATCAACGTGAGGATAGAGGCAAGCATCGGCGACGCGGGAGCGGGTGTTATGAAATATCCGGCGTACTTCATCTCCGAATTGGGCAATCTCGACCTCGCATTGCTGAAAATCGATTTGCCCCACGACCACCCCCCAATCGAACCATTTGTACTTGGCACGATCGCAGACATCGATCCCAGCGACCCACCGGATATATTTTCGTCAGGATTTTCGGAGAACAACTATAAGACTCACGCGATATCGGTCAACGACCCCGAGAGCGATGAAGTTCCATACGGCTGGACACTCAATGTGGCCATCGACGGCGGGGAAAGCGGAAGCCCGGTCTACACGAAAAACGGCACGGTCATCGGGCTTCTCAAGGGATCACCCAAGCACATCGCCACTTTGGCGATAATGATCCCCGTCGATTTCGCTCAGCCACTGGTCGGATACATAAAGATCCGCGAACTGGAGAAGGAAATCCTGCAGCTCAGGCAAGTCGTCGGAGCGATGAAAGCTGGCGATCCGCCTATCGACATACGTTTGAACCAGGTCGAGGACGGGCTCAAGGAGATCGGAAAACGCTTCGAGTGGACCGCAACGACGTCAAGAGATGACGGCTCACTTCAAGTCAAATACACGAAGCTGATTAAAGGCGGCCCGCAGATTGGAAGCATACAGCTCCAGATCACGCCGAGATTGAGACTCCGCGAGGGTAACGATATTATCAGCAAGGACATGCCCACCCTGAAGCTGAAAAGCGGCGGCCCTCCGAGTTTTCCCCGCGATAGTTTTGATCCCGTCCTGAAACAAGGCGTGTTCGTTGTCGCCGACGTACAGGATAAACTTGAAGCGCAGTACGAGCTCGCGGAAAACGCCGTTGGAAAGCCGGAACCTTACCGTGACCTATTGATTTCCATTGTCCCCGCCACAGAGGACGGACTCAATTTACCGCCTGTAATTCTTAACGTGAGCCCCGACTATGTCTGGAAGTAA
- the istA gene encoding IS21 family transposase, with amino-acid sequence MRRVREILRYRFEEGLGHKSIAVRVGAAPSTVRETLRRLERAGLSWPLGDDVSDAVLEAALYKAAGTKTGHRRSVEADWAHVHRELKRKHVTLQILWYEYIGLHPDGYRYSRYCDLYRAWALKLPVTMRQDHAAGEKLFVDYAGDTVTVVIDRLSGKTRQAHLFVAVLGASSLSFAHARWSETLPDWIECHLRALEAFGGAPALLVPDNAKVAVIKACHFDPQVNRTYAGMAAHYGSAVLPTRPRRPRDKAKVEAAVRIVERWLLGRLRHRVFYSLADVNAAIGDLLVDLNDTRVLRRVGRTRRQLFEEIDHPALRPLPAERFVFAEWRIRRAGLDYHVDIDKHYYSVPYRFAREQVEARITANTIEIFHKGERIAAHRRSSGNGKHTTTPEHMPSSHRRFADWTIERISREASAIGSDVALLCERILADRPHPEQGYRACLGIIRLVKAFERERVNAACGRALEIGARTYGSVRSILDNNLDRSPASAGTASPDPIHHSNIRGPRYYH; translated from the coding sequence ATGCGGCGTGTCCGCGAGATTCTGAGATACAGATTTGAGGAAGGCCTTGGCCACAAGTCGATTGCAGTGCGCGTTGGCGCGGCCCCCTCGACCGTGCGCGAGACGTTGCGCCGTTTGGAGCGTGCCGGACTTTCCTGGCCGTTGGGCGACGATGTCAGCGATGCGGTGTTGGAAGCGGCTCTCTATAAGGCAGCCGGCACGAAGACCGGTCACCGGCGCAGCGTTGAAGCGGATTGGGCGCATGTTCATCGCGAGCTGAAACGCAAGCATGTCACGCTGCAGATCCTTTGGTACGAGTATATCGGCCTTCACCCCGATGGCTATCGCTACAGTCGCTACTGCGATTTGTATCGCGCTTGGGCCCTGAAGCTGCCGGTGACGATGCGCCAGGACCATGCGGCTGGCGAAAAGCTGTTCGTCGACTATGCCGGCGACACGGTCACAGTGGTCATCGACCGGTTGTCGGGAAAGACGCGGCAAGCGCACCTGTTCGTGGCCGTGCTCGGGGCATCGAGCCTTTCCTTCGCCCATGCTCGCTGGAGCGAAACACTTCCCGACTGGATTGAGTGCCACCTGCGGGCGCTCGAGGCCTTCGGTGGCGCACCGGCGTTGCTGGTTCCCGACAACGCCAAAGTCGCCGTGATCAAGGCCTGCCATTTTGATCCGCAGGTCAATCGCACCTATGCCGGAATGGCGGCCCATTATGGCAGTGCCGTTTTGCCGACGCGACCGCGCCGGCCGCGCGACAAGGCAAAAGTCGAAGCTGCGGTTCGCATTGTCGAGCGCTGGCTGCTGGGCCGGCTACGCCACCGCGTGTTTTACAGCCTTGCCGACGTCAATGCGGCGATTGGTGACTTGCTCGTCGATCTCAACGACACCCGTGTTCTGCGCCGCGTCGGGCGCACGCGACGGCAGTTGTTTGAAGAGATCGATCATCCCGCTCTGCGGCCGCTGCCCGCCGAACGCTTCGTCTTTGCCGAATGGCGCATACGCCGGGCCGGCCTCGATTATCATGTCGATATCGACAAACATTATTACTCGGTGCCCTACCGATTTGCCCGTGAGCAGGTCGAGGCGCGCATCACCGCCAATACCATCGAGATATTCCACAAGGGCGAGAGGATCGCTGCCCACCGACGCTCGAGCGGCAATGGCAAGCACACGACAACGCCGGAACACATGCCATCATCGCATCGCCGCTTTGCCGACTGGACGATTGAGCGCATTAGCCGCGAAGCATCGGCAATCGGATCGGATGTTGCCTTGCTCTGCGAGCGTATTCTCGCGGATCGGCCGCATCCGGAACAGGGCTACAGAGCCTGCCTGGGCATTATCCGCCTCGTCAAAGCCTTCGAGCGCGAGAGGGTCAATGCGGCCTGCGGCCGGGCATTGGAAATCGGCGCGCGAACCTATGGATCGGTGCGCTCCATTCTCGACAACAATCTCGACCGATCGCCAGCGTCAGCCGGCACAGCCTCACCTGACCCCATCCACCACTCCAACATTCGCGGTCCCCGCTATTACCACTAA